One window of the Sphaerochaeta associata genome contains the following:
- the pstB gene encoding phosphate ABC transporter ATP-binding protein PstB: MNTTNLAENLLTAFPTQSIAEPARTIIRLQDVNIRYGTFHAVKDASMDIYEHKVTAFIGPSGCGKSTVLRSINRMNDLIRGATLEGKVLFNNEDLYSKDVDPVLIRRRIGMVFQKPNPFPKSIYENIAWGARVNGYKGDYDELVETSLRSAALWDEVKDKLKQNALRLSGGQQQRLCIARTIAVQPQVILMDEPASALDPIATSRIEELILELKQAYTIVIVTHNMGQASRVSDYTAFFMVDANRTGYLEEYEQTEQLFLNPVHKKTEEYISGKFG, encoded by the coding sequence ATGAATACTACCAACTTGGCAGAGAACCTGCTGACGGCATTCCCCACGCAGAGCATCGCGGAACCTGCCAGAACAATCATACGGTTGCAGGATGTCAACATCCGTTACGGAACCTTCCATGCAGTGAAGGATGCGAGCATGGATATCTACGAACATAAGGTTACAGCCTTCATAGGGCCTTCGGGATGCGGCAAGAGTACGGTGCTCAGGAGCATCAATCGTATGAACGATCTCATCCGCGGTGCAACCCTTGAAGGAAAGGTGCTCTTCAATAACGAGGACCTGTACAGCAAGGATGTTGACCCTGTACTGATCAGGCGACGCATCGGCATGGTGTTCCAAAAACCAAACCCTTTCCCCAAATCCATCTATGAGAACATCGCCTGGGGGGCTCGGGTGAATGGGTACAAGGGAGATTACGATGAGCTGGTGGAGACCAGTCTTCGTTCTGCAGCCTTATGGGATGAGGTGAAGGACAAGCTCAAGCAGAATGCCCTGCGCCTGAGCGGAGGTCAGCAGCAGCGGCTCTGCATTGCGCGGACCATTGCAGTGCAACCACAGGTGATACTGATGGATGAACCGGCTTCGGCATTGGACCCGATCGCCACTTCCAGGATTGAGGAACTCATCCTGGAGTTGAAGCAAGCCTATACGATTGTCATCGTCACCCATAACATGGGGCAAGCCAGCCGGGTCTCCGACTACACCGCTTTCTTCATGGTGGATGCGAACAGGACAGGGTATCTAGAGGAGTATGAACAGACCGAGCAGCTGTTCCTCAATCCGGTGCACAAAAAGACGGAAGAGTATATATCGGGTAAATTCGGTTGA
- a CDS encoding ATP-binding protein produces the protein MKFSSIRSNLLVSSLLILTLSLALSYSLSNRAFSAALHESTYAELEENAEYLSNLTAQYTKPWLEGHFDAYAQSTATRITLIAKDGHVLFDSEYEIAELDNHLWRKEVQQALTAGSAYSERSSTTENLPVLYYARSIQDHPSIAVLRVSKTLNQLGGYRKTYQRMFLGNLAVLVLLLLCITTISIMLLTKPLKKIQALAKQYAQGSLNERLSIQRPREMADLASSLQHMASLLQTNRERLETSHNRLQTIMDNLHEGILLLDPTLTIEVANMEAAKLLGGDPTGYRLGEVVASSAVLAACNACKDEGTTTSLTVSQFKHLYGESAVLVGRRKAKTLRFLCTPLSTARTTTRSLVVSIQDMTELTRLEQIRKDFVANVSHELKTPITSITGFSEALLQAKTDQEYQRFAQVIHRQAGNMKRIVDDLLLLSSLEQANAHPTMAWTRIEQIIEETVQSCNYRFEEKHSTLSTQIDNPLGYELLCSGMLLTQALTNLVINALTYSPEHSHVLLACQVDDMSATFSVKDEGIGIPLEDQERIFERFYRVDTARSRSQGGTGLGLSIVKHITALHHGNIEVHSETGKGSLFIMRLPRSGSELPRLEERSESLYRK, from the coding sequence ATGAAATTCTCAAGCATCCGTTCTAATTTGCTTGTCTCTTCCCTTCTCATCCTCACCTTAAGCCTCGCCCTCAGCTACAGTCTCTCCAACCGTGCTTTCAGTGCAGCCCTTCATGAATCCACCTATGCAGAGCTGGAGGAAAATGCCGAATATCTATCCAATTTGACAGCACAATACACAAAACCATGGTTAGAAGGCCACTTCGATGCATATGCGCAGTCCACGGCAACCAGAATCACCTTGATCGCAAAGGACGGACATGTACTATTCGATTCGGAGTACGAAATCGCAGAGCTGGACAACCACCTCTGGAGAAAGGAAGTGCAACAGGCGCTGACGGCGGGAAGTGCATACAGTGAGCGTTCGAGCACCACCGAAAATCTTCCAGTCCTCTATTATGCACGTTCAATACAAGACCATCCCTCCATCGCCGTTCTGAGGGTTTCCAAAACACTGAACCAGCTTGGCGGATATAGAAAAACGTATCAGCGTATGTTTTTAGGGAATCTGGCGGTTCTTGTTTTACTTCTGCTCTGCATAACCACCATATCGATCATGCTGCTGACCAAACCACTGAAGAAAATTCAAGCCCTGGCCAAGCAGTACGCCCAAGGCAGTTTGAACGAACGTCTTTCGATCCAACGCCCAAGGGAGATGGCCGACCTGGCTTCATCACTGCAGCACATGGCCTCCTTGCTTCAGACCAATCGTGAACGCCTTGAAACCTCTCACAACCGTCTTCAAACCATTATGGACAACCTGCACGAGGGAATACTCCTGCTCGACCCAACCCTCACTATTGAAGTGGCGAACATGGAGGCGGCCAAGCTCCTTGGAGGCGACCCGACGGGGTACAGGCTTGGTGAAGTGGTGGCATCCTCGGCGGTGCTTGCAGCCTGCAACGCGTGCAAGGACGAGGGAACCACCACCTCGCTGACCGTCTCCCAGTTCAAGCATCTCTATGGGGAAAGTGCCGTCCTGGTTGGCAGACGCAAAGCAAAAACACTCAGATTCCTCTGTACGCCGCTTTCAACCGCCCGTACTACAACCAGATCGTTGGTGGTTTCAATCCAGGATATGACTGAACTGACACGGCTGGAGCAGATACGCAAGGATTTTGTGGCGAATGTCTCCCATGAACTGAAAACACCCATCACCTCGATAACCGGTTTCTCCGAAGCCCTGCTGCAGGCAAAGACGGATCAGGAGTACCAACGCTTCGCCCAGGTAATCCACAGGCAGGCAGGCAATATGAAACGCATCGTCGACGACCTGCTGCTGCTCTCCAGCCTCGAACAGGCCAATGCCCATCCCACTATGGCTTGGACCAGAATAGAACAAATCATCGAAGAGACGGTACAGAGCTGCAACTACCGGTTCGAAGAGAAGCATAGCACCCTTTCAACACAGATTGACAACCCCTTGGGCTATGAGCTTTTGTGCAGCGGCATGCTCCTTACCCAGGCATTGACGAACCTCGTCATCAATGCGTTGACGTACTCACCCGAGCACTCCCATGTCCTGCTCGCCTGCCAAGTGGATGATATGTCAGCCACCTTCTCCGTCAAGGATGAAGGCATCGGGATTCCTCTTGAAGACCAAGAGCGTATTTTTGAGCGTTTTTACCGTGTGGATACTGCCAGAAGCCGTAGCCAGGGAGGCACCGGTCTTGGTCTTTCCATCGTCAAGCACATCACCGCTTTACACCATGGCAACATCGAGGTTCACAGTGAAACGGGAAAAGGCAGCCTCTTCATCATGAGGCTGCCCCGCAGCGGCTCCGAGCTCCCCCGGTTGGAGGAGCGCAGCGAATCGTTGTATCGCAAATAG
- a CDS encoding desulfoferrodoxin family protein, which translates to MAKKLLFYRCPVCHSMVELIDNGGHSLTCCAQSMQLLTAKTEDQADEYHLPVITRRDGLLYVEVGKKPHPQSEDHQITCIVLVTKQTVRRSDIKSNRAAATVFTDKDHGDVYAYCNVHGLFKVSF; encoded by the coding sequence ATGGCAAAGAAACTTCTTTTTTATCGCTGTCCTGTTTGTCACTCAATGGTGGAGCTCATCGATAACGGTGGGCACTCGCTGACCTGTTGCGCTCAAAGCATGCAACTTCTTACGGCAAAAACGGAAGATCAAGCCGACGAGTATCACCTGCCAGTCATTACACGTCGGGACGGTCTCTTGTATGTCGAGGTGGGTAAAAAACCCCATCCGCAGAGTGAGGACCATCAAATCACCTGCATCGTCCTGGTAACAAAGCAAACGGTCAGGAGAAGCGACATCAAGAGCAATCGAGCGGCTGCTACGGTATTCACCGATAAGGATCATGGAGATGTATATGCCTACTGCAATGTCCACGGACTCTTCAAAGTCTCATTCTGA
- a CDS encoding PstS family phosphate ABC transporter substrate-binding protein translates to MKKLLAAILASFVMMTLPVFAGGAKEPEPVQKNTFSWVEDGGVAGLPGVNPLKVSGNIITAGSSTVYPLSERMAERFKQEGYSGVITIDSIGSGAGFERFTVAGETDIANASRAIKAKEIEAAKQIGRNPIEFRVGTDALAVVVSNQNTFAKNLTKDELAKLFSTASTWSEINPAWPKEKIQRFIPGTDSGTFDYFSEEVFKNNPQPMLSAQNLQLSEDDNILVQGIKGSPYAVGFFGYAYYAENADSLTILSINGVEASKANVDNGTYPLARPLYIYSDEQIMRTKPQVAAFIDFYLSYVNEEVIGVGYFPANEDELEKGRQAWLKAMNGTY, encoded by the coding sequence ATGAAGAAATTACTTGCAGCAATACTCGCATCGTTTGTTATGATGACGCTTCCTGTTTTTGCAGGAGGAGCAAAAGAACCTGAGCCGGTGCAGAAAAACACTTTCTCATGGGTTGAGGACGGGGGCGTCGCAGGTCTGCCTGGTGTCAACCCGCTGAAGGTCAGCGGAAATATCATCACCGCCGGAAGTTCCACCGTATATCCGTTGTCGGAACGGATGGCCGAGCGTTTCAAGCAGGAAGGATACAGTGGAGTAATCACCATCGACTCGATCGGCAGCGGTGCAGGTTTTGAACGGTTCACTGTTGCAGGAGAGACCGATATAGCCAATGCCAGCCGTGCCATAAAGGCCAAGGAAATCGAGGCGGCCAAGCAAATAGGCCGTAATCCCATCGAGTTCCGCGTTGGCACCGATGCTCTTGCAGTGGTCGTGAGCAACCAAAATACGTTTGCAAAGAATCTGACCAAGGACGAGCTTGCAAAGCTGTTCAGCACGGCTTCCACTTGGTCTGAAATCAATCCCGCCTGGCCGAAAGAGAAAATCCAGCGTTTCATCCCCGGCACCGACAGTGGTACGTTCGACTACTTCAGCGAAGAAGTTTTCAAGAACAATCCCCAGCCGATGCTTTCAGCGCAGAATCTGCAGCTCAGCGAGGATGACAACATTCTGGTCCAGGGCATCAAGGGATCTCCCTATGCAGTCGGATTCTTCGGATATGCCTACTACGCTGAGAATGCAGACAGCCTTACCATCCTCTCCATCAATGGAGTGGAAGCAAGCAAGGCCAACGTGGACAACGGAACCTACCCCTTGGCAAGGCCGCTGTACATCTACAGTGACGAGCAGATCATGAGAACCAAACCCCAGGTTGCCGCTTTCATCGACTTCTACCTCAGTTATGTGAATGAAGAGGTCATCGGGGTGGGGTACTTCCCCGCCAACGAAGACGAACTTGAGAAAGGCCGCCAGGCATGGCTTAAGGCGATGAACGGTACGTACTGA
- a CDS encoding cysteine hydrolase family protein, whose translation MPTAMSTDSSKSHSDSLLVIIDMQQDFVTGSLGSKEAQLVVDRIAAKIQSHQGPLAYTLDTHQSDYLATNEGRHLPVEHCIKGEEGHHLVPALKPLLEHARCFEKPTFGSVELAGWIASQSNLDRVELAGVCTDICVVSNALLIKAFQPELTVLVDGACCAGTSIQAHKAALETMRSCQIEVF comes from the coding sequence ATGCCTACTGCAATGTCCACGGACTCTTCAAAGTCTCATTCTGATTCTCTGCTTGTCATCATCGACATGCAACAGGATTTCGTCACCGGCAGCCTCGGCAGCAAGGAAGCGCAGTTGGTTGTCGACAGAATCGCGGCCAAGATCCAGAGCCATCAAGGTCCGCTCGCCTACACCTTGGATACCCATCAAAGCGACTACCTTGCAACCAACGAGGGCCGGCATCTGCCGGTCGAGCACTGCATAAAGGGAGAAGAGGGACACCATTTGGTGCCCGCACTCAAGCCGTTGCTCGAACATGCCCGTTGTTTTGAGAAACCAACCTTTGGGTCAGTCGAACTTGCCGGCTGGATTGCCTCGCAATCAAACCTCGACCGGGTTGAATTGGCCGGTGTCTGCACCGACATCTGCGTTGTTTCCAATGCCTTGCTGATTAAGGCTTTCCAACCCGAGCTGACGGTGCTGGTGGATGGGGCGTGCTGCGCCGGAACCAGTATACAGGCTCATAAGGCTGCACTTGAGACGATGAGGTCCTGCCAAATAGAAGTATTTTAG
- the phoU gene encoding phosphate signaling complex protein PhoU, whose amino-acid sequence MDEKHTSMLDEKMRFFQELLIQMVNRVEESILLAHAAFSNHDEELAKKVIANDWFIDQLQEMVENDGVRLLISEAPYGHYMRHIIAGMKIVSSLERMGDHAAHMAKMTRGEDFPRFAPFVQRISEMALLGATMTRRAVEAFIDVKAEKAIEVAAMDDQMDRLRDELNRDLYALKPETEQEMERILNLHYLTKEMERLGDHVTTICRWIVYMEKGQRPKLNGPKLQNPAIPRV is encoded by the coding sequence ATGGATGAGAAACATACCAGCATGCTTGATGAGAAAATGCGGTTTTTCCAGGAGCTGTTGATTCAGATGGTCAATAGGGTTGAGGAGTCGATCCTTTTGGCTCATGCGGCATTCAGCAACCATGACGAGGAGTTGGCCAAGAAGGTCATCGCCAACGACTGGTTCATCGACCAGCTGCAGGAGATGGTGGAAAACGACGGGGTGCGCCTGCTTATCAGCGAGGCTCCCTACGGGCATTACATGCGCCATATCATCGCCGGTATGAAGATTGTGTCCAGTCTGGAGCGAATGGGAGACCATGCCGCACACATGGCAAAAATGACACGTGGAGAAGATTTTCCCAGATTCGCCCCGTTTGTCCAACGGATCAGCGAAATGGCCCTGCTGGGAGCAACAATGACCCGTCGTGCAGTGGAAGCCTTCATCGACGTCAAGGCGGAGAAAGCCATTGAGGTTGCTGCGATGGACGACCAGATGGATCGATTGCGCGATGAGTTGAATCGCGACCTGTATGCATTGAAGCCGGAAACAGAGCAGGAGATGGAACGCATTCTCAACCTCCACTACCTGACCAAGGAGATGGAGCGCCTAGGCGATCATGTGACGACCATCTGCCGTTGGATAGTGTATATGGAGAAAGGCCAACGGCCCAAGCTCAACGGACCGAAGTTGCAGAATCCAGCCATTCCTCGAGTCTGA
- a CDS encoding nucleoside-diphosphate kinase: MEQSLSYVLVTPYTVAKSRTGGVLSRLLSRISLELVGAQMVAMDQHIAGAFASIIKNRKKVEGFKISDLLSDYIQQSMGPSLGVRHRSLLLLFRGENPCEQLATVVGSFQKETGSVETVIGESIRDTYADLIFTDESQEKIRYFEPAVITAQTQGEADETLALFMPWLAKESNIVINRPPEYYADVQRTLVIIKPDNWKYASSRPGMIIDMFSRSGLRIVGIKVLKMSVSQALQFYGPTKEGLKAKLAPIYGMQARELLEHEFNVHLDVQMQDMLTTSFGDKYSEEQFERIVEFMAGLKPSDCKAEDLEKPGLVKCMVLVYEGKDAVQKIRTILGATDPNKAAAGTIRREFGSNIRVNAAHASDSPENAIREMGVLKAQENTCCTLLAEYFDSKATASRR, from the coding sequence ATGGAACAGTCCTTATCGTATGTTCTGGTGACACCCTACACGGTAGCGAAAAGTAGAACCGGCGGGGTACTCTCCAGACTCCTCTCCCGCATTTCCCTGGAACTCGTTGGGGCCCAGATGGTCGCAATGGATCAACACATCGCCGGAGCGTTTGCATCAATCATCAAGAATAGAAAGAAAGTTGAAGGTTTCAAGATATCCGATCTACTCTCTGACTATATCCAGCAGAGCATGGGTCCATCACTTGGTGTACGTCACCGCTCGCTGCTTTTGTTGTTCCGTGGTGAGAATCCTTGCGAACAACTTGCGACGGTAGTCGGATCCTTTCAGAAAGAGACCGGAAGTGTTGAGACGGTCATCGGTGAATCAATCCGCGATACCTATGCCGACCTGATTTTCACCGACGAAAGCCAGGAGAAAATCAGATACTTCGAACCTGCCGTCATCACCGCCCAGACTCAGGGTGAAGCGGATGAAACCCTTGCCCTTTTCATGCCTTGGCTTGCAAAAGAGAGCAATATCGTGATCAACAGACCACCGGAGTACTATGCCGATGTCCAGCGTACACTGGTCATCATCAAACCGGACAACTGGAAGTATGCGTCGAGCAGACCGGGAATGATCATCGACATGTTCAGTCGCAGCGGCTTGAGAATCGTCGGCATCAAGGTCCTCAAAATGTCTGTTTCACAGGCACTGCAGTTCTACGGCCCCACAAAAGAAGGTCTGAAGGCCAAGCTTGCCCCGATTTACGGCATGCAGGCGCGGGAATTGCTTGAGCATGAGTTCAATGTACACCTTGATGTCCAGATGCAGGATATGCTGACCACCAGCTTCGGAGACAAGTACTCCGAGGAGCAGTTCGAACGCATTGTCGAGTTCATGGCGGGCCTGAAGCCCAGCGATTGCAAAGCCGAGGATCTCGAAAAGCCCGGTTTGGTCAAGTGCATGGTTCTCGTCTATGAAGGCAAGGACGCTGTACAGAAGATTCGTACAATCCTGGGTGCAACCGATCCGAACAAGGCTGCAGCAGGCACGATCAGGCGCGAGTTCGGCTCCAACATCCGTGTCAATGCCGCTCATGCCAGCGATTCACCGGAAAATGCCATTCGCGAAATGGGTGTGCTCAAGGCACAAGAGAACACCTGTTGCACACTGCTCGCCGAATATTTCGATTCTAAAGCAACCGCTTCTCGCCGCTAA
- the pstC gene encoding phosphate ABC transporter permease subunit PstC: MLIDTPQFGKKHRLHERIIESVMFLFALFSMLITVGIVVILTRESFLFFSDPKVNLVGFLTGRDWQPMIDQFGFLPLLNATFTTSIIAMLLGIPVGLFVAIYLAEYANDRMRGILKPTLEVLAGIPTIVYGYFALTFMTPLLRSLFGQSRVEIYNTASAGLVIGILVLPMIATMAEDAISSVPKELRLAAYALGGTKIETTFKVVIPAALSGLSATFLLALSRAIGETMVVALAAGAGPKLTANPFKAAETITGYIVRISGGDVSYNSVDYNSIFALGLVLFLITFTLNLVSRKVSTIFHQEYE; encoded by the coding sequence ATGCTGATAGATACTCCTCAATTTGGAAAGAAACATCGATTGCATGAACGGATCATTGAATCGGTCATGTTTCTCTTCGCCCTGTTTTCCATGCTCATCACCGTGGGCATCGTTGTAATTTTAACCAGGGAATCCTTTCTGTTCTTTTCCGACCCGAAGGTCAACCTGGTCGGATTTTTGACCGGCAGGGATTGGCAGCCGATGATCGATCAATTCGGCTTTCTCCCTTTGCTCAACGCAACGTTCACCACCAGCATCATCGCAATGCTGCTCGGCATTCCCGTCGGCTTGTTTGTCGCTATTTATCTGGCCGAATATGCAAACGACCGCATGCGTGGAATCCTCAAGCCTACCCTGGAAGTTCTCGCAGGCATCCCGACCATTGTATACGGCTACTTCGCCCTGACCTTCATGACACCCCTTTTACGGTCGCTGTTCGGCCAAAGCCGGGTGGAAATCTACAATACAGCGTCGGCTGGCCTGGTCATCGGCATTCTTGTCCTTCCCATGATCGCCACCATGGCCGAGGATGCAATCAGCTCGGTGCCCAAGGAGCTTCGCCTGGCGGCCTACGCCCTGGGTGGTACAAAGATAGAAACCACCTTCAAGGTGGTCATCCCGGCGGCGCTCAGCGGGCTCTCTGCAACCTTTTTGCTGGCTCTTTCACGTGCCATCGGAGAGACGATGGTAGTGGCTCTTGCTGCCGGTGCCGGGCCGAAGCTGACAGCCAATCCCTTCAAGGCCGCCGAGACTATCACCGGCTACATCGTGCGAATCAGCGGAGGGGATGTAAGTTACAATTCTGTTGATTACAACAGTATTTTTGCGCTTGGATTGGTGCTCTTTCTCATCACCTTCACCTTGAATCTGGTATCGAGAAAGGTTTCCACCATCTTTCATCAGGAGTATGAATAA
- a CDS encoding lipid II:glycine glycyltransferase FemX, with translation MNVSVQEKEPAYLYDTPLLHQSSFWSQVKQKQGFETRAFDIKVRSEDLQGSPASAYVLDDVLVQLVPVNREQTIGYVPYGPVLSPQEDRMGLFLEELSMNLQEKLPGHCILLRYDLPWRTIWEDEDLSLPLQNLRLNWGTSRRSLHKSVSNLLPSDTMLIDLRPREEEILARMHHKTRYNINLALRKGVEVRQVGHDHLDTFYDLYRETCERNRINLHDRSFFESLYGPTDESAGVVLLMAFHDGVPLSAMFLSRSKNRATYLYGASSSQMRNTMSTYALQWGAITLAKSWKCSEYDLFGVSPSEDRDHLMSGLYSFKKGFGGSLLHRMGCWDFAYNAEDAQNLFAYEMVGEGYHQS, from the coding sequence ATGAACGTCAGTGTGCAGGAAAAAGAACCTGCGTACCTCTATGATACTCCGCTTTTGCATCAATCATCCTTTTGGTCACAAGTAAAACAAAAACAGGGTTTTGAAACGAGGGCTTTTGATATAAAAGTCCGTTCGGAAGACTTGCAAGGGTCTCCCGCCTCAGCGTACGTATTGGACGATGTCCTGGTGCAGCTGGTGCCGGTCAACAGGGAGCAGACCATCGGGTATGTGCCGTATGGTCCGGTTCTCAGTCCCCAAGAGGATCGGATGGGCCTCTTTTTGGAGGAGTTGTCGATGAATCTGCAGGAGAAGCTGCCCGGTCATTGCATTCTTTTGCGCTATGACCTTCCCTGGCGGACCATCTGGGAGGATGAGGACTTGAGTTTGCCATTGCAGAACCTCAGGTTGAACTGGGGAACCAGTCGGCGAAGTCTGCACAAGTCTGTCTCCAATCTGCTGCCAAGCGATACCATGCTCATCGACCTCAGGCCCCGTGAAGAGGAAATTCTTGCAAGGATGCACCATAAAACTCGGTACAATATCAACCTGGCCCTACGAAAAGGGGTTGAGGTACGTCAAGTCGGACACGATCACCTCGACACCTTCTACGACTTGTACCGCGAGACGTGTGAACGCAACCGCATCAATCTGCATGACCGCTCCTTCTTCGAATCCTTGTATGGGCCGACCGATGAGAGTGCAGGAGTCGTCCTGCTGATGGCCTTCCATGATGGAGTGCCGCTCAGTGCGATGTTCCTCAGCCGTTCAAAGAATCGGGCGACCTATCTCTACGGCGCCTCCTCTTCGCAGATGCGCAACACCATGAGTACCTATGCGCTGCAGTGGGGTGCCATCACCCTGGCAAAGAGCTGGAAGTGCAGCGAGTACGATTTGTTCGGAGTATCACCGTCAGAGGACCGTGACCATCTGATGAGCGGACTCTACTCCTTCAAGAAAGGCTTCGGGGGGAGTCTGCTGCATCGCATGGGTTGTTGGGATTTTGCCTACAACGCCGAGGACGCCCAGAATCTCTTCGCCTATGAGATGGTGGGCGAGGGATATCACCAGAGCTGA
- the pstA gene encoding phosphate ABC transporter permease PstA, with protein sequence MQSSLAFGSEENVLSLMEKRRKVSLIWQAVFLLATSLAILFLVLLLFSIIDSTFGYAALAYEVEPSSLVEGRQHLSEFSRLQLEETARSRLSSGILRRVEYEKPIADRSDKDLTALLEQYVVKPSVLRTWGLWESLTNQDEIEMYLQEQDQAVLTFKNWLTFDFLFADQSANPLYAGIRTALLGSLWIILITFLFAFPIGVGSAIYLQEYAKPNRLSRLLQLNIFNLSAVPSIIYGLLGLAVFVRAMEGLTSGSVFSTTVDTTANGRTILSGGLTLGLLVLPIIIINTQEALKAVPDSLRMSSYGIGATKWQTTWGQVLPVSIDRILTGTILALSRALGETAPLVVIGASTFISVDPSGIFSKFTTLPIQIYQWSARPQGAYRNVAGAAIIALMILLMILNSSAIIIRDRLSKKKRMEA encoded by the coding sequence ATGCAAAGTTCCCTGGCATTCGGCAGTGAAGAGAACGTCCTCTCCTTGATGGAGAAACGAAGGAAGGTTTCATTGATTTGGCAGGCGGTGTTTTTGCTGGCCACCTCCCTGGCAATCCTCTTCCTGGTTCTCTTGTTGTTTTCAATCATCGATTCAACCTTCGGATATGCCGCCCTTGCATACGAGGTTGAACCTTCATCGCTTGTGGAGGGCAGGCAGCATCTTTCAGAGTTTTCCCGCCTTCAGTTGGAGGAGACAGCAAGAAGTCGGCTTTCAAGCGGAATCCTCAGAAGGGTGGAGTATGAAAAGCCCATCGCCGATCGTAGTGATAAGGATCTCACTGCACTTCTCGAGCAGTATGTTGTCAAGCCTAGTGTGCTCAGGACCTGGGGCCTTTGGGAGTCCTTGACGAACCAAGACGAAATAGAGATGTACCTGCAGGAGCAGGATCAGGCCGTTTTAACGTTCAAGAATTGGCTCACATTCGACTTTTTGTTCGCCGATCAGAGTGCGAACCCGCTCTATGCAGGTATTCGAACTGCACTGTTGGGCTCGCTGTGGATTATACTCATCACCTTCCTGTTTGCCTTTCCAATCGGAGTGGGTTCGGCAATCTACCTGCAGGAGTACGCCAAGCCCAACAGGCTCTCCAGGCTGTTGCAACTCAATATCTTCAATCTCAGTGCCGTACCCTCGATCATTTACGGTCTTCTGGGTTTGGCGGTCTTTGTGCGGGCCATGGAAGGGCTGACCAGCGGTTCGGTGTTTTCAACAACCGTCGATACGACCGCCAATGGAAGAACCATCCTCAGCGGCGGCTTGACGTTGGGACTTTTGGTGCTTCCCATCATCATCATAAACACTCAGGAAGCCCTCAAGGCGGTACCCGACTCGCTGCGAATGTCCAGCTACGGCATCGGGGCGACCAAGTGGCAGACCACCTGGGGCCAGGTATTGCCGGTGTCCATCGACAGGATTCTCACCGGGACGATTCTTGCACTCTCCAGGGCGCTTGGAGAGACCGCTCCCTTAGTGGTAATCGGTGCCTCGACCTTCATCAGTGTCGATCCATCGGGCATTTTCTCAAAATTTACGACCCTGCCAATACAGATCTACCAATGGTCGGCCCGACCACAAGGGGCGTATCGCAATGTGGCGGGCGCTGCAATCATCGCCCTCATGATCCTGCTGATGATTCTCAACAGCAGCGCAATAATCATACGAGACAGACTATCCAAAAAGAAAAGGATGGAAGCATGA